TTCTTCTATTTCAGTAACTATTGGCTCATCATACTTCTTTTGTTCTTCCTTAAAAATCTCTTTAATAATAGAAAGATCTTCTTCATCTATATAGTAAATCCCTGTTCTATATTGATTTCCTATATCTGGCCCTTGTCTATTTACTAACGTTGGATCAATAATATTCCAAAATTTATAAAGTAAACTTTTCAAAGAAATTATATTTTCATCAAATTTCACATAACAAGCTTCGGCATGACCAGTAGTACTAGTACATACTTCTTCATAGGTAGGATTAGGTTTGGTTCCATTGGCATATCCAACTTTTGTTTCTACAACTCCATCTACCCTAGACATATACTCTTCTACACCCCAAAAACATCCTCCTGCTAAAACTATTTCTTTCACAGTTACACCTCCGTTTCTTATGTCATACAATAATTATCCTAATAAATAAATTCTATATATTAGAAACAACTTAATATATTATAGCTATAGAATAATTTTACTATTATCATTAATATTTTCCCTTAATTTTTATTTTATATTACATATTATCTGTTACATTTCTTACCCATTTTTTCGAA
This Tissierellales bacterium DNA region includes the following protein-coding sequences:
- the msrA gene encoding peptide-methionine (S)-S-oxide reductase MsrA, translated to MKEIVLAGGCFWGVEEYMSRVDGVVETKVGYANGTKPNPTYEEVCTSTTGHAEACYVKFDENIISLKSLLYKFWNIIDPTLVNRQGPDIGNQYRTGIYYIDEEDLSIIKEIFKEEQKKYDEPIVTEIEELKVFYDAEEYHQKYLKKNPGGYCHINLDS